In one window of Octopus bimaculoides isolate UCB-OBI-ISO-001 chromosome 20, ASM119413v2, whole genome shotgun sequence DNA:
- the LOC106876409 gene encoding zinc finger protein 271: MPRRRRILTTMTYSCDICHKNFTQMSSVIRHKRIHSGEKPFQCEICKKAFSQSSTLVNHQRTHSGFKPFECNLCGRKFSNHSSLSRHHQTHSDEKPYPCDICKKSFSRSTYLLCHIRTHTGEKPYSCSECNQTFSHLSSLARHGRIHSGERPYHCDICGKTFSQSSILANHRRIHSTDKPFTCQICEKSFSNRSSLQRHVKIHTLQDMPLSSTSASSPIVFSLSSHDEQSVTKPNEETADDMNLDNNNNSCEEIISNSDENPIRCNLCFEVFPLETDLSNHLNDKHPEVVMAEKSYAEPSNETKSENAESNGLIPVFSDATQLVDKSIQNQQIPQQIPETVKKKRQYACNYCQRLFSDRSNMCKHRKKCQLTFISSMGLALISNQLPSALVDGGFNMPIPPLPTVQCELCHKSFAKQSHLASHMYQIHRPLGETVKNDNANVQKNTRYECKICLKTFTQASSLQRHGRVHSGNKPYHCNVCSKSFSQSSILSNHLRIHSGERPYKCDICSKSFSNSSSLSRHMQIHSGEKPYKCKICLKSFSRSTYVASHLRVHSGERPFQCSICNRTFSQSSSLVRHKRTHSGERPFFCEECGKSFSQSSVLVNHRKTHSKDRQFTCKTCLEPFPDKSSLLKHFKVHCNNKMRSYPCNYCGRVFKRAPYLASHMRAHTKKSIVPS, from the coding sequence ATGCCCCGCAGGAGACGAATATTAACCACAATGACATACTCTTGTGATATCTGCCACAAAAATTTCACTCAAATGTCCAGTGTTATCCGGCACAAACGGATACACTCAGGTGAAAAACCATTCCAGTGTGAAATCTGTAAGAAGGCTTTTTCACAGTCGTCAACTCTAGTCAACCATCAACGAACACACTCAGGTTTCAAACCATTTGAATGCAATCTTTGTGGACGCAAGTTTTCAAATCACTCAAGCTTATCTCGTCACCATCAAACGCACTCAGATGAAAAACCTTATCCATGCGATATTTGTAAAAAGTCCTTTTCTCGTTCAACATACCTTCTGTGCCATATTCGTACCCACACTGGTGAGAAACCTTACAGCTGCTCTGAATGTAACCAGACTTTCTCTCACCTCTCCAGTCTGGCTCGTCATGGTCGGATCCACTCAGGTGAACGTCCTTatcattgcgatatctgtggtaaaacattctcgcAGTCGTCTATCCTTGCCAACCATCGGCGGATCCACTCCACTGACAAACCATTCACTTGCCAGATCTGTGAGAAGTCATTTTCCAACCGGTCTAGTCTTCAGCGCCATGTCAAAATTCACACATTACAAGACATGCCGTTGTCATCAACATCGGCATCGTCCCCGATTGTCTTCTCTTTATCCAGCCACGATGAACAGTCAGTGACAAAACCAAATGAGGAAACTGCTGACGATATGAatttagacaacaacaacaacagctgtgaGGAGATAATTTCTAACAGTGATGAGAACCCCATAAGATGTAACTTGTGCTTTGAAGTCTTTCCACTGGAGACTGATCTATCAAaccatttaaatgataaacaccCAGAAGTTGTGATGGCAGAGAAATCTTACGCAGAACCTAGCAATGAAACGAAATCAGAGAATGCCGAAAGCAATGGTCTGATACCTGTCTTCAGTGATGCCACTCAGTTGGTTGACAAGTCCATACAAAACCAACAAATTCCACAGCAGATTCCAGAAACTGTTAAAAAGAAGCGCCAATATGCATGCAACTACTGTCAAAGACTATTTTCTGATCGTTCTAACATGTGCAAGCATCGGAAGAAATGTCAGCTTACTTTCATTTCAAGCATGGGCTTAGCTTTGATTTCAAACCAACTTCCCTCTGCTCTTGTAGATGGTGGCTTCAATAtgccaataccaccactaccaactgTACAGTGTGAACTTTGCCATAAGTCCTTTGCAAAGCAGTCACATCTGGCTTCTCATATGTATCAGATACACCGTCCTCTTGGTGAAACAGTAAAAAATGACAATGCTAATGTTCAAAAAAATACTCGCTATGAATGCAAAATCTGTTTGAAAACTTTCACCCAAGCCTCTAGTCTACAGCGTCATGGTCGTGTTCATTCCGGAAACAAACCCTATCATTGTAATGTATGTTCCAAAAGTTTCTCACAGTCTTcaatcctatcaaaccatctaaGGATTCACTCTGGAGAGAGACCTTACAAATGCGATATCTGCTCCAAGAGTTTCTCCAATTCATCGAGTTTGTCTCGTCACATGCAAATACATTCAGGAGAAAAACCTTACAAATGCAAAATCTGTTTAAAATCATTCTCTCGCTCCACTTATGTAGCATCTCACCTCCGAGTGCACTCAGGTGAAAGACCTTTCCAATGCAGTATTTGCAACCGTACCTTCTCTCAGTCATCCTCTTTAGTCAGACATAAAAGAACCCATAGCGGTGAGAGGCCATTTTTCTGCGAGGaatgtggtaaatccttctctcagTCCTCAGTACTTGTTAACCACCGTAAAACTCATTCTAAAGACAGACAGTTCACTTGTAAGACCTGCCTTGAACCTTTCCCTGATAAATCCAGCCTGCTTAAACATTTCAAGGTCCATTGTAATAACAAAATGAGATCATATCCTTGCAATTACTGTGGTCGTGTGTTCAAACGAGCACCCTATCTCGCTTCACACATGCGAGCTCACACCAAAAAGTCTATAGTACCCTCATAA